Proteins encoded in a region of the Micropterus dolomieu isolate WLL.071019.BEF.003 ecotype Adirondacks linkage group LG09, ASM2129224v1, whole genome shotgun sequence genome:
- the LOC123976549 gene encoding gastrula zinc finger protein XlCGF57.1-like, whose amino-acid sequence MSKVQMLRGFINQRLTAAAEEIFGLFERTISEYEEELCRSKEENQRHRKLLDAVFQPEVRLHRADVQQLLVSKEEVPPEQQQQWSPRLDQEDPPEPPHIKEEQEELWNSQEGEQLPGLEEADITKFSFTPVPVKSEEDDEEKPQSSQLHQSQTEANRDADNLKTETDGEDCGGPEPARNFNPDSPLQADTHDKTSLCSEPETDDSCDWETRKPQPGLNPLQNNEVPVSDQECNTGETSVSSSECAARFGNKGHLQNHNGTQTGVKPFSCSVCGKRFTQKAYLRRHSTVHTGEKPFSCSVCGKRFTQKGNLRLHTKLHTGEKQFSCSVCGKRFTEKASLRRHSTVHTGEKPFSCSVCGKRFTEKGSLRRHSTVHTGEKPFSCSVCGKRFAQKGTLRRHSTVHTGEKHFSCSVCGKICKDKGTLRRHSTVHTGEKPFSCSVCGKSCKNKGSLRRHSAVHTGEKPFSCSVCGKRFTHMGTLRLHAKVHTGEKQFSCSVCGKRFTHMGTLRLHAKVHTGEKQFSCSVCGKICKDKGTLRRHSTVHTGEKPFSCSVCGKRFARKGNLGPHSAVHTGEKPFSCSVCGKRFTEKGSLRRHSTVHTGEKPFSCSVCGKRFTQKGTLRLHAKLHTGEKPFSCSVCGKRFTEKGNLRRHSKIHTGETV is encoded by the exons atgtctaaagtcCAGATGCTGAGAGGTTTTATCAACCAGCGACTAACTGCGGCTGCTGAAGAGATATTTGGGCTGTTTGAAAGAACGATATCAGAGTACGAGGAGGAACTCTGTCGTTCCAAAGAGGAGAACCAGAGACACAGGAAACTACTGGACGCTGTTTTCCAGCCTGAAGTCCGgttacacagagcag ACGTCCAGCAGCTGTTGGTGAGTAAAGAAGAGGTTccccctgagcagcagcagcagtggagtCCCaggctggaccaggaggacccaccagagccgccacacattaaagaggaacaggaggagctctggaacagtcaggagggagagcagcttccaggactggaggaggctgatatcaccaagttctcattcactcctgtccctgtgaagagtgaagaagatgatgaagagaaacctcagtcctcacagcttcatcaaagccAAACTGAAGCTAACAGAGATGCAGATAATTTGAAAACAGAAactgatggagaggactgtggagggccagaaccagccaggaactTTAATCCAGATAGTCCTTTACAAGCAGATACTCATGACAAGACttcactctgctctgaaccTGAGACTGATGATAGTTGTGATTGGGAGACCAGGAAACCTCAGCCAGGTTTAAACCCTCTGCAAAACAATGAAGTACCTGTAAGTGATCAGGAATGTAACACTGGAGAAACATCAGTTAGCTCCTCTGAATGTGCTGCAAGATTTGGTAACAAGGGACATCTGCAGAACCACAATGGAACCCAAACAGGTGTGAAACCATTTagttgctcagtttgtggtaaaagattcacaCAAAAGGCATATCTGCGACGACACTCTacagtccacacaggggagaaaccatttagctgctcagtttgtggtaaaagattcacaCAAAAGGGAAATCTGAGACTACACACTAAactccacacaggggagaaacagtttagctgctcagtttgtggtaaaagattcacaGAAAAGGCAAGTCTGAGACGACACTCTacagtccacacaggggagaaaccatttagctgctcagtttgtggtaaaagattcacaGAAAAGGGAAGTCTGAGACGACACTCTacagtccacacaggggagaaaccatttagctgctcagtttgtggtaaaagatttgCACAAAAGGGAACTCTGCGACGACACTCTacagtccacacaggggagaaacattttagctgctcagtttgtggtaaaatatGCAAAGACAAGGGAACTCTGCGACGACACTCTacagtccacacaggggagaaaccatttagctgctcGGTTTGTGGTAAAAGTTGCAAAAACAAGGGATCTCTGCGACGACACTCTgcagtccacacaggggagaaaccatttagctgctcagtttgtggtaaaagattcacaCATATGGGAACTCTGAGACTACACGCTaaagtccacacaggggagaaacaatttagctgctcagtttgtggtaaaagattcacaCATATGGGAACTCTGAGACTACACGCTaaagtccacacaggggagaaacaatttagctgctcagtttgtggtaaaatatGCAAAGACAAGGGAACTCTGCGACGACACTCTacagtccacacaggggagaaaccatttagctgctcagtttgtggtaaaagatttgCACGAAAGGGAAATCTTGGACCACACTCTgcagtccacacaggggagaaaccatttagctgctcagtttgtggtaaaagattcacaGAAAAGGGAAGTCTGAGACGACACTCTacagtccacacaggggagaaaccatttagctgctcagtttgtggtaaaagattcacaCAAAAGGGAACTCTGAGACTACACGCTAAactccacacaggggagaaaccatttagctgctcagtttgtggtaaaagattcacaGAAAAGGGAAATCTAAGACGACACTCTAAAATTCACACGGGAGAAACcgtttag